ATCGCCCATGCTATCCCAACTTCTTGGCGCGGTGAAACCTTCACCGACGCTTTCCATTACCAGGCGTGCAGCCGAAATGCGTCGAAGAGGTGTCGACGTTGTCAGCCTCTCCCAAGGAGAGCCTGACTTCCCCACACCCGAACACATCTGCGAGGCAGCGAAACGCGCCATCGACTCCGGCATTACACGCTACACCGACGTAGATGGCACCCCCGAGTTGAAGGAAGCGGTCGTGCGGAAGTTTTGGCGCGACAACGGTCTTTCGTATGATGTCAGCGAAATCAACGTGGGCACGGGTGGCAAGCAGGTCATTTTCAACGCGCTACTTGCTTCACTGAATCCTGGCGATGAGGTGATTCTCCCCGCGCCGTATTACGTCTCCTACCCGGACATGGTCCGGTTGATCGGTGCCGTACCTGTCGAAGTCCAGTGCGGCGCCGCGCAAGGTTTCAAGATCACCGCAGAGCAGCTTCGCGAAGCGATTACGTCTCGCACCAGATGGTTGATTCTCAACTCGCCGGGCAATCCCACCGGAGCAGGTTATTCGCGCGCGGAACTACGCGCGCTGGCCGCCGAGCTCCTACGTCATCCGCACGTTATGGTGATGACAGACGACATTTACGAACACATCCGCTACGACGGCTGGCAGTTCTCGACGATTGCCTCCGAGTCGCCGGAGTTGCGGGAGCGAATTCTCACGGTCAATGGCATGTCGAAGGCTTACTCGATGACAGGATGGCGCATCGGATTCGCCGGTGGTCCGAAGTGGTTAATCGAGGCGATGGCAACCGTTCAGTCACAAAGCACCAGCAATCCCTGCTCCGTCTCGCAAGCTGCTTCGCAAGCCGCATTGGACAGCCCGATGGATTTCATCAAGGAGCGCAACGACGCGTTCCAACGCAGGCGTGACACTGCGCTGGAAAAGATCAACTCGATCGACGGCATTCACTGCCGACGTCCGGAGGGTGCGTTCTATCTCTTTCCGTCCTGCGAAGGCCTGATCGGCAAAGCAACGCCCGAAGGTAAGGTACTGCAAAACGATGTCGATCTTTGTGACTACCTCTTTGACCACGCGCGCGTTGCCGTAGTGCCAGGGATTGCGTTTGGCACAGATGACCACTTCCGCATTTCGTTCTCGACGTCAGAGGAGCGCCTGGCGTTAGGGTGTGACCGGATCATTCAGGCCTGCGAACTGCTGAAATGAAAATCCAGCAGACATGCAGCTCCTATAAACGAAATCCGCATAAATTTGCTTGCCTGATTGACAGGCACCTCTAAATCTGTCGAACCTTAGTGAGTTTCTCCATGGACTTAGGCATCAAGAACCGTATCGCGCTTGTCATGTCGGCCGGAGGCGGACTGGGCTCAGCCATTGCGCTGGCGCTCGCCCACGAAGGCGTGACAGTCGCTGTGTCGGACCAGAACAGTCAGGCGCTGGAAGACACCGTGTCGCGCATTCGCGAAGCTGGCGGAACCGCCCACGGTTTCCAGGCCGACCTGGCCGATCTGGAGAACATTTCGGCCATGGTTGCGGACGTGAGGCGCACGGTGGGTGACCCGGACATCCTGATCAACAATTCCGGCGGACCGCCTCCCTCACTGGCCACAGGCGTGGCACCGCAGCAATGGCGCAAACAATTTGACTCGATGGTTGTGTCATTGATGCATCTGACGGACCTGCTGTTGCCAGCGATGAAACAGAAAGGCTGGGGCCGCATTATCACCAGCACCTCGTCCGGCGTGGTCGCACCGATACCTAACCTCGGCATGTCCAATGCGTTGCGCCTGGCATTGGTAGGCTGGTCGAAGACGCTCGCCAATGAGGTCGCTGCCGATGGCATCTGCGTCAACGTCGTTTTGCCAGGACGAATCGCCACGGACCGCATCCGCTCGCTGGATGAGGCGCGCGCAAGTCGTGAAGGTAAGACTTACGAGGAAGTCGTAGCCGCAAGCACGGCGTCGATACCGGCAAGGCGCTACGGCAAACCCGAAGAATACGCCGACGCGGTGACCTTCCTCGCCAGCGAGCGCGCCGCTTTCATTACGGGCTCTGTCGTACGCGTCGACGGCGGCATGATTCCCAGCATTTAATCAACATTCCTTAAGGTACAGATGATGAAAACAACTCCAGCCGTGCGAAGCGCCGAAGATCGCGAGGCCATTCGCCAACGCTTCCTGTCGGTTGACACTTCCAACGTCGCAGACGTGCTTGATACTCTCGGCCTGTTCCATCAGGGTCTCTCGTCAGTCCTTAGCCCCTATCCAGCGTCCAGTGGAAAACTGGCAGGCTGGGCGTACACCATTCGCGGCCAAATGTCACCGTACGAACTCGGGGGCGACCCGGACAAGATGAAAGCTTGCGCGGGGGTGTCGACAGGCGACGTGACCGTCTGGAGCGGCGACGGTGAAGGCGTCTGCTATTTTGGCGAGCTCATCGCCATCGGCATGAAAGAGCGCGGCTGCGTCGGGTCGTTAGTTGACGGCGGGATTCGCGACATTCGCTGGATTGCCGATCAGGATTTCCCAGTATTCGCGCGCTACCGTACTCCGGTGCAATCCATCGCGCGCTGGAAGGTCAATGGGTGGCAGGAGCCCGTCAGCGTGCGTGGCGCTACTTCGCAGTGGGTTACGGTGCACCCCGGCGACTTCGTGCTCGGCGATGAAGATGGTGTACTGGTCATTCCAAACGACGTGGTCGACACCGTGCTGATTCAGGCAGAACACCTGACGGAGAAGGAACGTCTTATCCGCACGGAATTGCAACAGGGCCTGAGTCTCGCTGAGGCGCTGGCGAAATATGGACACGTCTGATCAGGCGATCTGCCCCGCTCATTGATGGGGTGCTTCATGCAAACAGCAGGTTCCTGCTGCACCGAAGATTGGTGAAGTAAGTCTCAGCCGGCCCTCGCCGCTCCAACCTCGAGCAGCGCCAGGGCCGGCTGCCCGACTCCCTCCAGCAGCGCACGGTCCGGCCCGGGCAAGCACCCGTATGCCGAGACGGACGCCCAGCAGCAACCGGGCAAGATCGTCGGCGGACTGTGCAGTCGAAATCTCGCGGGCCTGCCGACCGGCGTGCGCACAACGCCGGAAAAACGCTTCTGCCGCCACGAGCACGCTGGTCCCTTCGATCCCTCTCGCTGACTCATTACAGTTCCCATTGGCACGTCCGTGAAGATTGCCCAAATGGTCTCGCAAAGTGACCTCATCTCGCAAGGCAAAGTAGCAGCAAAGACAAAACGAGCCAGCGTGCCGAGGACGGGCTGCGTCGCTCGAATCGCGTCGGCGACCAGCGAACTTCGTCCCGTCTACGACGCTGGACCGATCAGCGCCTTAGGCATATACGCTTCCATAGGGGCGTAGTTTTTCTCAAGGAGCCAATCGCTTTTTTCCGTATTGTTTTCATCGACTTCAGTAGATTATCGAGTCGACCTCAAACAGAGTTTGAGGTCCGGCGCATTGAAAATAATCGACTAGAAGATGGAAAGGAGATTGGCGTGGGAATTGGCAAAGACGCAAGAAGGTTGGGCCCGGCGGGATTTCTTCTGCTCGCATGTTCGTCAGGCGCGTTCGCACAAAGCAGCGTGACACTAACGGGGCTGCTTGGCGCTGGGATCGGCTATACGAGCAACGTAGGGGGGCACTCAAATATCTATGAGGACTCTGGAATATTGCGTCCCAATACGCTCTCATTCCAGGGCAAAGAGGATCTGGGAGGCGGGCTCAAGGCGCTCTTCTATCTAGGTACACTATTCTCGATGAATACAGGGGGAATTCTCGGTGCGCCGGGCAGCCTTTTCTCCCGTGAGTCATACGTAGGGCTATCCAACCCGTACGGAACCCTGACCTTTGGTCAACAGCGTGACTTTACATTCGATACGCTGACCGTCCAGCAGTATGCGGGCATTTTCTACGAGGGGCTCTACGGTGCGCATCAGGGGCCGTTTCCGAAATTCGGCGTGCCGTATGTGATTGGCGGATCTTACGATTTCGATCGGCTTAACGGCGAGGCGATCAATAACTCCGTCAAATTCAAGAGCGCGAACTTTAGCGGACTGACCTTCGGCGCGATGTACGGCTTTGGCGGCGTAGCCGGGCATTTCGGCAACTCCGACTCGTCGAGCTTCAGCGTCGACTACGAGTTTGGTTCAGGCGGCGTGGCGGCGGTATACACGATGGCGAAGTCGCCCACGAACGACAACGGCAATGCGGGTATCCGGAACATCGGTGTGGGCGGAAAGTATCGGGTTGAGGCATTTCAGCTTGCTGTACTGGGAACGGTTTCCCACAACACCGGGAACGGGGCCCAGATCGATGCTGTCGACACCACCGCAAGTTACGACTTCTCGCCGTTCTGGAACTTCGCCACGACTTATACGTATATGGACGGCAATGCAGTTCTCGATAGCGCGCACGCGAGCCAGGTGGATGCGACGCTGACTTACCAGCTCTCCAAGCGCACTTCGGTGTACGGGACCTATGTCTGGCAGCACGCGTCTGGCCCAGGCGCACTCGCCCGCATCAACTCGACGCAGACGAGCCCTTCGAGCTCCGACGCGCAGACCATGGTGGGCATCAGCATCATGCACCTGTTCTGATCGTCGCGCGGAGACATTTGACCACAGGGGACGCAAGGTCCCCTGTGGAGTCCGCTCTCGCACTTAGAGTCTCTCAATTTCAGGCGCGTTGCCCTTCGCTGCGAGTCTCTGCGAAACCAGCAACACGATCGCGACGAAAGCCAAGGGGATGCAGCTCAACAAAACAATGTGCTGCGAGCTGATGCCGAGCGAGATCAGCAAGCCGCCGGCAGACGGCCCGAGGATTGCGCCCATTCGTCCGATCGCCGCGGCATTGCCGACACCCGTTGTCCTGAGGGCCGCTGGATATAGTGTGGTTGCGAGCGCAGATTGCCCGACACAAGCGCTCGTTGTCCCAACGCCTAGACCAAAGATCAACAGCAGCGCGGCCCACCGCTCGAGTCCTTCAATCTGGAATCCTACGATGCACAGCATCGCAATCGATATCGTCACGATTAGTGACCGTTGCACACCCAGGCGGGTTGCCATTGTAAACAGCAACAGGTTCCCCACGATTCCTCCGAGTCCGCACGCAGCCACGCCCAACGACGCGTCTGAGGCCGAGAACCCGAAAGACAGCAGCAACATGGGCGTCCAGAAGACAAACAGATAGTTCACAAGAAAGCCAAAGAACGCCACTAGCCAGACCGTAACACTCTCCGACAGATGGCGCGGCCCAAACAAAGTCTTTACCTCGCCGAACCACGATGAAGTGTCGGCCGTGTCATGCGTGTCATGCGTGTCATGCGTGTCATGCGTGTCATGCGTGGCATGCGTGGCATCAGGCACTCCCGTCTTTTGCAGATTTCGTGGGAGCACCAGCCAGACGAGCGGAAGTAGCAAAATGGGAAGGAATCCTCCGATAAAAAACACCGATTCCCAGCCAAATCCGGCGATCAGCTTTGGGGAGCCCAGACCACCGAGAGCGGCCCCGACGGACAAGCCAGTTGTCGCGGCAATCGTGGCTGATGCGCGCGCATGATCGGGTGCACTGTCTGCTGCAATCGAAATGGCGGCCGGAACGACCATGCCGAGGCAGACCGTCGTGAAAAACCGGATCACGGAAACAACCGCGATCCCTGACGAAAAAACCGTGAGCAGAGAGAATCCTCCGAACACCAGCATGGCCAGCGCAATCAACGTGCGCCGCGGCACCGCCCGTACTAATGCGCCGCTGGCGAGATACCCCAGCACGGCGCCTGCGCTCGTTGCCACGAAAGCGGGCGTCATCGCGGCATGACCTAGATGCCACAGTCTCGTCAATGAAGGTGCCACGTAAGCGATGGCTGCAGTATCGAAACCGTCGACCGCGATGACACAGAAGCACACAACGCAGATAAGCCACGCGTTGAGTGAGGTTTGAGCGCCGACAGGCTTATCGAGTTCGCCGATTTTGTTCATATTGGGTCGACGCTAGCAACACCATCGGACACGGTCTCGATCACCTCTCCGAAACGCATGATCCCCTGCCCCTTCGAGCGCCGATAGGCGCGCCAAAGCGGCAAGTGACCGCCATTCGGATCGCCCGACTCGGCAAAGTTCAGCACGTACTCCTGGATGCAGGTCGACAGCGAGTGGGCCCCCGTCCGGTCGATGCCGTCCAGCATAGGTGCATCAAACCAGTCTTCGAAGTTACCGAATACGAATGGAAGTTCGAAGCAATGACCTGCCCCTACGTCTGCCTGAGGCGATGGAAAGTCGAACTGATAGGCGAAGACGTCGCTGCCCGAAGCTTCTATCTCCGCAGCGAACCGGAGTGCCGGGAGCCTGAACAGCTTCTCCGAACCAAGATCAACGAGACTCGTGTACGGTCGGCCGTTGAGCCGGCGCATGAGTGCTCGCCTGTAGAGCGACTCGCCTTGCTCTCCGAATTCTTCACCATATTTCTTCAAGGCCTGCTCTTCTGTCGCGCCGACTATTGCAGGATTGCTCGCGAAGAAGCTGCCCATTTCTTCCCGGTTCCAGCCAATCATCAGCGGTTTGCCCGCAAAATTCTCGAGCGCTTGTGCACCCGGATTCGCCGGTACCGCGTTATCGCAAACGCTCCGAAACAGCACGGGTACCTCGGCAAACCCGTTTTGCGCACGCAACATCGAGGTCTGCAATTCCAGAATGCGTTCTACGGGCATCGTTCGCAGCGCTTCGGCAGACGGGTCGATTCCCGCCATCTCACAGAACTGTTCGCCCATCTTCTGCGCGGCTTCAGGCGTCGTCGGCGGTAGCCCCGGATAACTGAACATGATGCCGCCTTTGATCAGCGCGCTCGTTGGCTTCATCGCAGCGAGCAGTTGCGTGAACCAGGCGCCCGCGGACTGTCCAGCCGATACGATCGACTCCGGATCGCCACCCAGGCTGCCGATATTCGCGCTGACCCACTGCAGGGCCATCTGGAGATCGCTAACGGCGAGGTTGCCGTCAGAAATCCCCTCCATGAAGAGATTGCCAAGCAGTCCAAGCCGATAGTTCATGGTCACCACCACGGCGCGTCCGGTTCTGGCGAGCCGGTCGCCGAAGTAGCACGGCAGCGAGCCTCCGCCCGTCAGGAAGCCGCCCCCGTGAATCCAGAAGATGACCGGCAGCTTGCCGGAAAGTGAGGGTGTAAAAACGTTGAGCCGAAAGGCGTCCTCCGACATGTCCGCGCCACTGGCTGTTGGACCCATCACGAAGTCGAGGCGGCTCGGCAGTTGCGGAAAGACCGGTCCAGGCCGTGTGCAGTCGCGCTCGCCGGACCATGCGGATGGCGCCAGCGCAGGGAGAAAGCGGGCCGCCTCGGCAGCATAGGGAATATCGAAAAAGGTATGAACGCCGTCGTCCAGCACGCCCTTAAGAACACCTTGTGCGCAATGTGCAATGGTTGTCTTCATCATCAATCTGTCTCGCTTGTCTTCATGTGACTGCAAGGCGCGTTGCGAACGGGTTTGCAGCCGGGGTATGCTGTCGTGCATCGACTGCGATGTTGACGCGGCTGCTGCGAAAACAAAACGGAAAATTTC
The sequence above is drawn from the Paraburkholderia phenazinium genome and encodes:
- a CDS encoding pyridoxal phosphate-dependent aminotransferase translates to MRRRGVDVVSLSQGEPDFPTPEHICEAAKRAIDSGITRYTDVDGTPELKEAVVRKFWRDNGLSYDVSEINVGTGGKQVIFNALLASLNPGDEVILPAPYYVSYPDMVRLIGAVPVEVQCGAAQGFKITAEQLREAITSRTRWLILNSPGNPTGAGYSRAELRALAAELLRHPHVMVMTDDIYEHIRYDGWQFSTIASESPELRERILTVNGMSKAYSMTGWRIGFAGGPKWLIEAMATVQSQSTSNPCSVSQAASQAALDSPMDFIKERNDAFQRRRDTALEKINSIDGIHCRRPEGAFYLFPSCEGLIGKATPEGKVLQNDVDLCDYLFDHARVAVVPGIAFGTDDHFRISFSTSEERLALGCDRIIQACELLK
- a CDS encoding SDR family oxidoreductase, yielding MDLGIKNRIALVMSAGGGLGSAIALALAHEGVTVAVSDQNSQALEDTVSRIREAGGTAHGFQADLADLENISAMVADVRRTVGDPDILINNSGGPPPSLATGVAPQQWRKQFDSMVVSLMHLTDLLLPAMKQKGWGRIITSTSSGVVAPIPNLGMSNALRLALVGWSKTLANEVAADGICVNVVLPGRIATDRIRSLDEARASREGKTYEEVVAASTASIPARRYGKPEEYADAVTFLASERAAFITGSVVRVDGGMIPSI
- a CDS encoding RraA family protein; translated protein: MMKTTPAVRSAEDREAIRQRFLSVDTSNVADVLDTLGLFHQGLSSVLSPYPASSGKLAGWAYTIRGQMSPYELGGDPDKMKACAGVSTGDVTVWSGDGEGVCYFGELIAIGMKERGCVGSLVDGGIRDIRWIADQDFPVFARYRTPVQSIARWKVNGWQEPVSVRGATSQWVTVHPGDFVLGDEDGVLVIPNDVVDTVLIQAEHLTEKERLIRTELQQGLSLAEALAKYGHV
- a CDS encoding porin → MGIGKDARRLGPAGFLLLACSSGAFAQSSVTLTGLLGAGIGYTSNVGGHSNIYEDSGILRPNTLSFQGKEDLGGGLKALFYLGTLFSMNTGGILGAPGSLFSRESYVGLSNPYGTLTFGQQRDFTFDTLTVQQYAGIFYEGLYGAHQGPFPKFGVPYVIGGSYDFDRLNGEAINNSVKFKSANFSGLTFGAMYGFGGVAGHFGNSDSSSFSVDYEFGSGGVAAVYTMAKSPTNDNGNAGIRNIGVGGKYRVEAFQLAVLGTVSHNTGNGAQIDAVDTTASYDFSPFWNFATTYTYMDGNAVLDSAHASQVDATLTYQLSKRTSVYGTYVWQHASGPGALARINSTQTSPSSSDAQTMVGISIMHLF
- a CDS encoding MFS transporter produces the protein MNKIGELDKPVGAQTSLNAWLICVVCFCVIAVDGFDTAAIAYVAPSLTRLWHLGHAAMTPAFVATSAGAVLGYLASGALVRAVPRRTLIALAMLVFGGFSLLTVFSSGIAVVSVIRFFTTVCLGMVVPAAISIAADSAPDHARASATIAATTGLSVGAALGGLGSPKLIAGFGWESVFFIGGFLPILLLPLVWLVLPRNLQKTGVPDATHATHDTHDTHDTHDTHDTADTSSWFGEVKTLFGPRHLSESVTVWLVAFFGFLVNYLFVFWTPMLLLSFGFSASDASLGVAACGLGGIVGNLLLFTMATRLGVQRSLIVTISIAMLCIVGFQIEGLERWAALLLIFGLGVGTTSACVGQSALATTLYPAALRTTGVGNAAAIGRMGAILGPSAGGLLISLGISSQHIVLLSCIPLAFVAIVLLVSQRLAAKGNAPEIERL
- a CDS encoding carboxylesterase family protein gives rise to the protein MMKTTIAHCAQGVLKGVLDDGVHTFFDIPYAAEAARFLPALAPSAWSGERDCTRPGPVFPQLPSRLDFVMGPTASGADMSEDAFRLNVFTPSLSGKLPVIFWIHGGGFLTGGGSLPCYFGDRLARTGRAVVVTMNYRLGLLGNLFMEGISDGNLAVSDLQMALQWVSANIGSLGGDPESIVSAGQSAGAWFTQLLAAMKPTSALIKGGIMFSYPGLPPTTPEAAQKMGEQFCEMAGIDPSAEALRTMPVERILELQTSMLRAQNGFAEVPVLFRSVCDNAVPANPGAQALENFAGKPLMIGWNREEMGSFFASNPAIVGATEEQALKKYGEEFGEQGESLYRRALMRRLNGRPYTSLVDLGSEKLFRLPALRFAAEIEASGSDVFAYQFDFPSPQADVGAGHCFELPFVFGNFEDWFDAPMLDGIDRTGAHSLSTCIQEYVLNFAESGDPNGGHLPLWRAYRRSKGQGIMRFGEVIETVSDGVASVDPI